A window from Enterocloster bolteae encodes these proteins:
- a CDS encoding NAD(P)-dependent alcohol dehydrogenase, with protein sequence MKNQAAFLVDKQRLELMDCDMPSVSDTDVLVEVAHVGICGSDMHIFEDPHYAVKDIKLPVVLGHECAGRVAAVGKSVKGIIPGDRVALEPGVPCGSCEFCMGGRYNLCPDVRFLGARPWLNGAFSRYVSHPARWTFRLPDAMDTVEGALLEPLVVGMHAVDRANLRTGQSVLILGAGCIGLMTLEACLARGITNVTMSDLYENRLDMAGTIGARHVVNSSEEDIISRSAQITANRGYDVIFETAGSQKTAALTADLVKRGGKIVMVGNVFGETPFNFFKTNSKEADILGVFRYRNLYPAAIELCSEGQAEPKKIVTNYFEFEKIQAAMEYAITQKQEAVKTVIRM encoded by the coding sequence ATGAAGAATCAAGCAGCATTTTTGGTTGATAAACAGAGATTAGAGCTTATGGATTGTGATATGCCGTCCGTATCGGATACGGATGTGCTGGTTGAAGTGGCCCATGTGGGAATCTGCGGAAGTGATATGCATATATTTGAGGATCCGCATTACGCGGTAAAGGATATAAAACTTCCGGTGGTGCTGGGCCATGAATGTGCCGGACGTGTGGCAGCAGTTGGAAAAAGTGTAAAAGGAATCATACCAGGTGACCGCGTTGCTCTGGAACCAGGTGTTCCCTGCGGCAGTTGTGAGTTCTGCATGGGCGGCCGGTATAACCTGTGTCCTGATGTACGGTTTCTGGGAGCACGTCCATGGCTGAATGGGGCATTCAGCCGTTATGTCAGCCATCCCGCCAGATGGACGTTCAGGTTGCCTGATGCAATGGACACAGTGGAGGGGGCGCTTCTGGAACCACTTGTGGTAGGAATGCATGCAGTAGACAGGGCAAATCTCAGGACAGGTCAGTCTGTGCTGATACTGGGGGCCGGTTGCATTGGCCTGATGACATTGGAGGCATGTCTGGCCAGAGGAATTACAAATGTGACTATGTCAGATTTATATGAAAACAGGCTTGATATGGCCGGTACCATAGGCGCCAGGCATGTGGTCAATTCATCAGAAGAGGATATTATATCACGATCCGCACAGATAACAGCCAACAGAGGATATGACGTAATATTTGAAACCGCGGGAAGCCAGAAAACAGCCGCACTGACAGCGGATCTGGTGAAACGTGGAGGAAAGATTGTAATGGTAGGGAATGTGTTCGGGGAAACACCTTTTAACTTTTTCAAGACAAATTCAAAAGAGGCAGACATACTGGGAGTATTTCGCTACCGAAACCTGTATCCGGCAGCCATAGAGCTTTGCAGCGAAGGACAGGCAGAGCCTAAAAAGATAGTGACCAATTATTTTGAGTTTGAGAAGATACAGGCAGCTATGGAGTATGCCATCACACAAAAACAGGAAGCTGTTAAAACCGTGATTCGGATGTAG
- a CDS encoding class II fructose-bisphosphate aldolase, which translates to MYTDVKTILDDASRNNYGVLAASAINLELARGLIAAADELQSPLIILMGQMQMTKHARADVMVPLIRTLAEETNVPVALILDHGRDWEVITHAYRNGFSSIMIDASAYEMEENIRRTKKVIEMCHPQGVAVEAELGHVGQAALGDQTDDSCYTRPEDVTEFLNQTRADCLAIACGTAHGQYPKGVTPEIRFDIIRAVKKVTDVPIALHGGSGSGDENIKKAVEAGINKVNICTEIFNYVRDEIRKTLEQTPEIDLLSLMSRTEQAAKEIGKHFICLTGSQGKAANFQRKSAFQYGFAQTETDGGE; encoded by the coding sequence ATGTATACAGATGTGAAAACGATATTGGATGACGCATCCAGAAATAATTACGGCGTATTGGCTGCGTCTGCCATTAATCTGGAATTGGCAAGAGGATTGATTGCAGCCGCAGACGAACTCCAGTCACCATTAATCATTCTCATGGGCCAGATGCAGATGACCAAACATGCCAGAGCAGATGTGATGGTGCCTCTCATAAGGACGCTGGCAGAGGAGACCAATGTTCCTGTGGCCCTGATTCTGGACCACGGAAGGGACTGGGAGGTCATTACACATGCATACAGAAACGGTTTTTCCTCCATCATGATTGATGCTTCCGCTTATGAGATGGAAGAAAACATCAGAAGGACAAAGAAAGTCATAGAAATGTGCCATCCTCAGGGAGTGGCAGTGGAAGCAGAACTGGGACATGTTGGACAGGCAGCACTGGGAGATCAGACCGATGATTCCTGCTATACACGGCCTGAGGATGTTACGGAGTTCCTGAATCAGACCCGTGCTGACTGCCTTGCTATTGCCTGCGGTACAGCCCATGGACAGTACCCCAAGGGGGTTACACCTGAGATTCGTTTTGATATCATAAGGGCTGTCAAAAAGGTGACGGATGTGCCCATCGCACTTCATGGCGGTTCGGGTTCCGGGGATGAAAATATTAAAAAGGCAGTGGAAGCAGGCATCAACAAAGTTAATATCTGCACAGAGATATTTAACTATGTCCGCGATGAAATCAGGAAGACGCTGGAGCAGACACCTGAGATTGACCTGTTAAGCCTGATGTCCCGGACCGAGCAGGCAGCTAAAGAGATTGGTAAACATTTTATATGCCTGACCGGATCTCAGGGAAAGGCAGCTAATTTCCAGAGAAAGTCAGCCTTTCAGTACGGCTTTGCACAGACAGAGACAGACGGGGGCGAATAG
- a CDS encoding AraC family transcriptional regulator, with product MPAKTPISPHFSEDFSFKYKVTYGPEQHEYHTHKQFDIIFMLTPNSVCHVSEKNWKVPKNSIILFNNMDLHKITLNTHERFERYTLSFKPEYIESLSSKETDLLECFFLRPFSNPYILPLTIPQAEECLTQLKRLITCNDDTAKQDYGYDLKVKFLLGEFLIFINNLYRKYHNISSDTITSSYSLIYSVINHIHTHLSDELSLELLSSTFYINKFYLCNLFKNVTGTSPNQYIISCRIMKAKELLSQNLPVDSVCSLVGYKNLSHFSRIFKQHTGLSPKQYSKFKQAEDFKRK from the coding sequence ATGCCTGCAAAAACACCCATATCCCCCCATTTTTCCGAGGATTTTTCTTTTAAGTACAAAGTGACCTACGGTCCTGAACAGCATGAATATCATACCCATAAACAGTTTGACATTATATTCATGCTGACCCCCAACTCAGTATGTCATGTAAGTGAAAAAAACTGGAAGGTTCCCAAAAACAGTATTATTTTATTCAATAATATGGATTTGCATAAGATTACCCTGAATACTCATGAACGTTTTGAACGGTACACGCTTTCCTTTAAACCGGAATACATTGAATCCTTATCCTCCAAAGAAACGGATTTGCTGGAGTGTTTTTTCTTAAGGCCGTTCTCGAATCCATACATCCTGCCGCTGACCATTCCCCAGGCCGAGGAGTGCCTGACCCAGTTAAAGCGCCTGATTACATGCAATGATGACACCGCCAAACAGGATTATGGATATGACCTTAAAGTCAAATTTCTTTTGGGGGAATTTCTTATTTTTATTAATAACCTGTATCGGAAATACCATAATATTTCATCCGACACCATAACATCATCCTACAGCCTGATTTACTCCGTCATTAACCATATCCATACACACCTGAGTGACGAGCTTTCCCTGGAACTTTTGTCTTCTACCTTTTATATTAATAAATTTTATCTGTGCAATCTCTTTAAGAATGTGACAGGTACCTCTCCAAACCAGTATATCATCAGCTGCCGCATCATGAAGGCAAAGGAGCTTCTATCACAAAATCTTCCCGTAGATTCTGTATGCAGTCTTGTCGGTTATAAAAACCTGTCCCATTTCAGCCGTATCTTTAAACAGCACACCGGTCTCAGTCCTAAACAATATTCTAAATTCAAACAAGCTGAGGATTTTAAACGGAAATAA